The following are from one region of the Phycisphaeraceae bacterium genome:
- a CDS encoding metallophosphoesterase family protein, with product MPTAVISDIHGNAEALRRVLEDIHDKGIERIINLGDVVGYGPDPLEVVDLVRQHCQWTLMGNHDFGVLYEPTNFNPVAESSAFWTRRQFDAETNHELRAARYDFLGRLRVRVVETPPDGTIPVLAVHASPRRPINEYIFPDDATDAPDKLESIFERVDRIALVGHTHVPGVFTSEPDFYSPDELGENRTYQFSPSEKCVINVGSVGQPRDQDPRASYAILHPDRVEFRRVEYNVKVTADKIKSVADLHDWLGDRLFEGR from the coding sequence TTGCCAACAGCGGTAATCAGTGACATTCATGGCAACGCCGAAGCTTTGCGCAGGGTCCTCGAAGACATCCACGACAAAGGGATCGAGCGCATCATCAACCTCGGCGATGTCGTGGGCTACGGCCCCGACCCCCTCGAAGTTGTCGATCTCGTCCGCCAACACTGCCAGTGGACCCTCATGGGCAATCACGACTTCGGGGTCCTTTACGAACCAACCAACTTCAACCCGGTCGCCGAATCCAGCGCCTTCTGGACGCGCCGACAGTTCGACGCCGAGACCAACCACGAACTTCGTGCTGCTCGCTACGACTTTCTCGGCCGATTGCGGGTGCGCGTCGTCGAAACCCCACCCGATGGAACTATTCCCGTGCTCGCGGTCCACGCCTCCCCGCGCCGACCGATCAACGAGTACATTTTTCCTGACGATGCGACCGACGCGCCTGACAAGCTCGAATCGATCTTCGAGCGTGTCGATCGCATCGCACTGGTCGGGCATACGCATGTGCCGGGCGTTTTTACGAGCGAGCCGGACTTTTACTCGCCGGATGAACTGGGCGAAAATCGCACCTACCAGTTCTCGCCCAGCGAGAAATGCGTCATCAATGTCGGATCGGTCGGGCAGCCTCGGGATCAGGATCCTCGTGCCAGTTACGCGATCCTCCACCCCGATCGGGTCGAGTTCCGGCGCGTTGAATACAACGTCAAAGTGACGGCAGACAAGATCAAGTCGGTCGCTGATCTGCATGATTGGCTGGGCGATCGCCTGTTCGAAGGCCGGTAG